From the uncultured Trichococcus sp. genome, one window contains:
- a CDS encoding Cof-type HAD-IIB family hydrolase translates to MIKLIASDMDGTLVSTDHAISEANASAIKRAQNKGIEFIITTGRSYEDAYPQVVAAGIECNYLVMNGSELRNPKGEIIQSLYLTRTLVEQTVAELTQAGMYVELYTTGGTFSPSDAESRKWAVATKINNFHPLISIDEAYQSAEDHFLYKGINCIDSLERIFENGYEVGKIISFSHRRDKIAELRATLPQKYPVNVTGSFAINLEITNPLADKGEAIKHYAAGRGIPTAAIMTIGDSYNDLGMLGDMFGYTVAMGNAIDEVKQQAKYITDTNDADGVGKAIERFV, encoded by the coding sequence ATGATCAAACTGATTGCTTCTGATATGGACGGCACCTTAGTCAGCACCGATCACGCTATTTCTGAAGCCAATGCCAGCGCTATTAAAAGGGCTCAGAATAAAGGGATTGAATTTATCATCACCACTGGTAGAAGCTATGAAGACGCATATCCACAGGTAGTTGCAGCGGGAATCGAATGCAACTACCTCGTGATGAATGGTAGTGAGCTGCGGAATCCAAAAGGAGAAATCATCCAGAGTCTTTATTTAACAAGGACTCTGGTTGAGCAAACCGTAGCAGAATTGACGCAGGCCGGGATGTATGTGGAGCTTTATACCACGGGGGGGACGTTTTCACCAAGTGATGCCGAGTCACGCAAATGGGCGGTAGCAACGAAAATTAATAATTTTCATCCGTTGATATCAATTGATGAAGCCTATCAAAGTGCAGAAGATCACTTCTTGTACAAAGGAATCAACTGCATTGATTCACTTGAAAGGATTTTTGAGAACGGGTACGAAGTTGGGAAAATCATCAGTTTTTCTCATCGAAGGGATAAGATAGCGGAACTGAGAGCGACTCTTCCGCAAAAATATCCAGTCAATGTTACAGGCTCTTTCGCCATTAATTTGGAAATCACCAATCCTTTAGCGGATAAAGGAGAGGCGATCAAGCATTATGCAGCCGGAAGAGGTATCCCGACTGCTGCGATCATGACGATCGGGGACAGTTACAACGACCTTGGGATGTTGGGCGATATGTTTGGGTACACAGTCGCGATGGGCAATGCCATTGATGAGGTCAAGCAACAGGCAAAATATATCACAGATACAAATGATGCAGATGGTGTTGGTAAAGCAATCGAACGATTCGTATAG
- a CDS encoding TIM barrel protein, which produces MSKIKRGVSLYSYQEEFYTGKMNLEDCIREAAKAGATGIEFLPEQMLPTFPNISEEFVTQWHEWLEKYNVEPIAYDAFLDNKLFANRMLTTSENVAMMKRDLTIASRLGCKVLRTLVSTPLEVIKQSLAYAEEVNVKIALEVHAPFTFGTPWFEERLDYIKESGTKWFGIMPDFGIFTKRIGSIFQDSYIRKGGTPEIIKMISDNYENGINRDETFEKVSQMPNATETDKAFAEFCRHFVYTDPQILVENMPYIVHIHGKFYDITEELQETSIPYHDVINMLKDAGYDGYICSEYEGNRHIQDYMEVDSIEQVRRHQALLENVIG; this is translated from the coding sequence ATGAGTAAAATTAAACGTGGTGTATCCCTATACAGCTATCAAGAAGAATTTTATACAGGGAAGATGAACCTGGAAGATTGCATTCGTGAAGCCGCGAAAGCGGGTGCAACAGGGATCGAATTTTTGCCTGAGCAGATGTTGCCGACTTTCCCGAATATATCGGAAGAGTTTGTCACTCAATGGCATGAATGGCTTGAAAAATACAATGTTGAACCTATTGCATACGATGCGTTCTTGGATAATAAATTATTTGCCAATCGGATGTTGACTACTTCCGAAAATGTTGCCATGATGAAGAGAGATTTAACAATCGCCAGCCGGTTGGGCTGCAAGGTTTTACGGACCTTGGTGTCGACACCCTTAGAAGTGATCAAACAAAGCCTGGCCTATGCTGAAGAAGTCAATGTCAAAATTGCATTGGAAGTTCATGCACCGTTTACTTTTGGAACACCTTGGTTTGAAGAACGTTTGGACTATATCAAAGAAAGCGGCACGAAATGGTTTGGCATCATGCCCGACTTTGGGATCTTCACCAAGCGAATCGGGTCCATTTTCCAGGACAGCTACATCCGCAAGGGCGGCACGCCGGAAATCATCAAAATGATCAGTGACAACTACGAAAACGGCATAAACCGTGACGAAACATTTGAGAAGGTATCACAAATGCCAAATGCTACGGAAACAGACAAGGCATTCGCAGAGTTCTGCCGTCATTTCGTCTACACGGATCCTCAAATTTTAGTCGAAAACATGCCTTACATCGTTCATATTCACGGGAAATTTTATGATATCACAGAAGAACTGCAGGAAACGAGCATCCCGTATCATGATGTCATTAACATGCTGAAAGACGCGGGCTATGATGGGTATATTTGTAGTGAGTACGAAGGAAATAGACATATCCAAGATTACATGGAAGTGGACAGTATCGAACAAGTGCGTCGTCATCAAGCCTTGTTAGAAAATGTCATCGGATAG
- a CDS encoding DUF6379 domain-containing protein, with the protein MFEKYLVNPKGFRNVRENNEVTGYEVQLRIPYYRGIPMSCVEVLDLTVDDEKVSNDDMLITVKGETFSFSELPTVINHRWEMIETITVFVKKPNGLSEGEHKVHAFVSLRISYLPFNNVGDDEKVLVLEA; encoded by the coding sequence ATGTTTGAAAAATATTTAGTCAATCCAAAAGGGTTTCGTAATGTCCGTGAAAATAATGAAGTGACCGGCTATGAAGTTCAATTGCGAATTCCTTACTATCGCGGGATTCCGATGAGCTGCGTGGAGGTTTTGGATTTAACAGTCGATGATGAGAAAGTAAGCAACGACGATATGCTGATTACCGTAAAAGGAGAAACCTTTTCCTTTTCTGAACTGCCGACTGTGATCAATCACCGCTGGGAGATGATTGAAACAATCACAGTATTTGTGAAAAAGCCAAATGGCTTAAGTGAAGGTGAGCATAAGGTCCATGCCTTTGTCAGTTTGCGCATCTCATATTTGCCTTTCAATAATGTCGGGGATGATGAAAAAGTATTGGTGTTAGAAGCATAA